In one window of Deltaproteobacteria bacterium DNA:
- a CDS encoding nuclear transport factor 2 family protein: protein MTQEEKNRALVERFWHTVYVARDYDAVGRFFTEDGLYQDVSAPDPGGVGPAGVSRRLRIGHEPVQAFDHEVHRMICHGDVVMTEHTETWRFHTGEVIPLPFVSVQVIRGDQIALWRDYSDLTQLLGKMPKWWLEHIAKAAAE, encoded by the coding sequence ATGACGCAGGAAGAAAAGAACCGCGCGCTCGTAGAACGCTTCTGGCACACCGTGTACGTGGCGCGCGACTACGACGCCGTGGGGCGCTTCTTCACCGAGGACGGGCTCTACCAAGACGTCTCGGCGCCTGATCCGGGTGGCGTCGGGCCCGCCGGCGTGTCGCGGCGGCTGCGCATCGGACACGAGCCGGTGCAGGCGTTCGATCACGAAGTGCATCGCATGATCTGTCATGGCGATGTCGTGATGACCGAGCACACCGAGACTTGGCGGTTTCACACGGGCGAGGTGATCCCGCTGCCGTTCGTGTCGGTGCAGGTGATTCGCGGCGACCAGATCGCGCTCTGGCGCGACTACTCGGATCTCACGCAGCTGTTAGGGAAGATGCCGAAGTGGTGGCTCGAGCACATCGCGAAGGCGGCGGCGGAGTGA
- a CDS encoding rhomboid family intramembrane serine protease codes for MYGRGGAQMRFGPAHTPDVIKWLLGVHVALFLAQGFGIAAFMYVEPQLVWEHGQVWRLFTYMWVHGGPWHLVANLLMLWMFGSEIASAWGTEKFLRYYLITGTGAGMIIALWQGALFYLGLSGSTMTLGASGAIYAVLLAHSLTWPDRRILLIIPPIPLRALYLIPFLFLMDLIFATPGVSHVGHLGGVLVGLALLAGSGDAGITISQLQYKFRRWRMRKKLRALDGDDERRRRQYH; via the coding sequence GTGTACGGACGAGGCGGCGCACAGATGCGATTCGGGCCGGCGCACACGCCCGACGTGATCAAGTGGCTGCTCGGCGTGCACGTCGCCCTCTTCCTCGCGCAAGGCTTCGGCATCGCCGCGTTCATGTACGTCGAGCCGCAGCTCGTGTGGGAGCACGGCCAGGTGTGGCGGCTCTTCACGTACATGTGGGTGCACGGCGGCCCTTGGCACCTCGTCGCGAACCTGCTGATGCTCTGGATGTTCGGCAGCGAGATCGCGAGCGCGTGGGGAACCGAGAAGTTCCTGCGGTACTACCTAATCACTGGCACCGGCGCGGGCATGATCATCGCGCTCTGGCAGGGCGCGCTCTTCTACCTCGGCCTCTCGGGATCGACGATGACGCTCGGCGCATCGGGCGCGATCTACGCGGTGCTGCTCGCGCACTCGCTCACCTGGCCCGATCGCCGGATTCTTCTGATCATCCCGCCGATCCCGCTGCGCGCGCTCTATCTGATTCCGTTCCTGTTCCTCATGGACCTGATCTTCGCGACGCCGGGCGTGAGCCACGTCGGCCACCTCGGCGGCGTGCTCGTCGGCCTCGCGCTTCTCGCGGGCAGTGGCGATGCGGGCATCACGATCTCGCAGCTGCAGTACAAGTTCCGCCGCTGGCGCATGCGCAAGAAGCTGCGCGCGCTCGACGGCGACGACGAGCGCCGCCGCAGGCAGTACCACTGA
- the nth gene encoding endonuclease III: MPTESHDARRQRAARIAKRLARAYPDARCALAHRNAFELLIATILSAQCTDAKVNEVTAVLFPKYPTARALAAADAADVEAIVRPTGFYRQKAKSIQAAAREIVARFGGETPRALEDLITLRGVARKTANVVRGVAFGEPGLAIDTHMQRVNRRLGLVRGEDPDAIEEDLAALLPPREWTAYTLRTIHHGRVCCDAKKPRCEACPLAEECPSAGKAPAPAKKAARR, encoded by the coding sequence ATGCCCACCGAGTCCCACGATGCGCGCCGGCAGCGCGCGGCGCGCATCGCGAAGCGGCTGGCCCGCGCGTACCCGGATGCCCGCTGCGCGCTTGCACATCGCAACGCCTTCGAGCTGCTGATCGCGACGATTCTTTCCGCGCAGTGCACCGACGCGAAGGTCAACGAGGTCACGGCGGTGTTGTTCCCGAAGTACCCGACGGCGCGCGCGCTCGCGGCGGCGGACGCGGCCGACGTCGAGGCGATCGTTCGACCTACAGGGTTCTACCGACAGAAGGCGAAGTCGATCCAGGCCGCGGCGCGGGAGATCGTGGCGCGCTTCGGCGGGGAGACGCCGCGCGCGCTTGAGGACCTAATCACTCTGCGCGGCGTCGCGCGCAAGACGGCGAACGTGGTGCGCGGCGTCGCGTTCGGCGAGCCGGGCCTCGCGATCGACACGCACATGCAGCGCGTGAACCGCCGCCTCGGCCTGGTGCGCGGCGAAGACCCCGACGCGATCGAAGAGGATCTCGCGGCGCTGCTGCCGCCGCGCGAGTGGACGGCGTACACGCTGCGCACGATCCACCACGGCCGCGTGTGCTGCGATGCGAAGAAGCCGCGCTGTGAGGCGTGCCCGCTCGCCGAGGAGTGCCCGAGCGCGGGCAAGGCGCCCGCACCCGCGAAGAAGGCGGCGCGCCGATGA
- a CDS encoding AAA family ATPase, producing MYTQFYGLREKPFTLSPDPKYLFLSDSHREALAHLLYGIEQGEGFIAVTGEVGTGKTTLCRTLLDRLDPSTEVAFVFNPPLSGMELLQAIHHELGLLGGEATRQELTEELNQFLLEKKAQGRRVLLIIDEAQNLERDALEQVRLLGNLETSTAKLIQIILLGQPELDAKLESTDLRQLRQRITVRWRLAPLNAAETREYVTHRLKVAGAARELFTELATREVHRRSRGIPRVINLLCDRALLAGFAAQSQSIGLGLVSQVEKEIAGPPKGGSYFASWRDRFVVRPDLLVAALVGAAAVALALGIALSAGWLRGDAKEAPPDVAAGAREERVAEPRRALELPEVSSPPPAEPRVNLAEALARLSPAATGAASFDALLEAWGEPRAGADVLSIGQVQDQLRARWFSVIALVSSDLDALRKIDRPALLMLKALDGAARPVLLERIDADSARLRGLAFEGSASVPLSDLAAHWDRTAYVAWRNSAQLPELLVRGEQTEAVIWLQNALTQLGLFAGGATGRFDAETARAVRAFQRAQGIAPDAAVGPFTQLMLYGALPESGAPSPRLAEPAA from the coding sequence ATGTATACCCAGTTCTACGGCCTGCGTGAGAAGCCTTTCACGCTGAGTCCCGATCCGAAGTACCTGTTCCTGTCGGACTCGCACCGCGAGGCGCTCGCGCATCTGCTCTACGGCATCGAGCAGGGCGAGGGCTTCATCGCGGTGACCGGCGAAGTCGGCACGGGTAAGACCACGCTCTGCCGCACGCTGCTCGACCGGCTCGACCCGAGCACCGAGGTCGCATTCGTGTTCAACCCGCCGCTCAGCGGGATGGAGCTGCTGCAGGCGATCCATCACGAGCTCGGCCTGCTCGGCGGCGAAGCGACGCGCCAGGAGCTGACCGAGGAGCTGAACCAGTTCCTGCTCGAGAAGAAGGCGCAGGGTCGGCGCGTGCTGCTGATCATCGACGAGGCGCAGAACCTCGAGCGCGACGCGCTCGAGCAGGTGCGCTTGTTAGGCAACCTCGAGACGAGCACGGCGAAGCTGATCCAGATCATCCTGCTCGGGCAGCCCGAGCTCGACGCGAAGCTCGAGTCGACCGATCTCCGGCAGCTGCGCCAGCGCATCACGGTGCGCTGGCGGCTCGCGCCCCTGAACGCGGCGGAGACGCGCGAGTACGTGACGCATCGCCTCAAGGTCGCCGGCGCGGCGCGCGAGCTGTTCACCGAGCTCGCGACCCGCGAGGTGCACCGCCGCTCGCGCGGCATCCCGCGCGTGATCAATCTGCTGTGCGACCGAGCGCTGCTCGCAGGTTTTGCCGCGCAGTCGCAGTCGATCGGCCTCGGTCTCGTCTCGCAGGTGGAGAAGGAGATCGCGGGACCGCCGAAGGGCGGCAGCTACTTCGCGAGCTGGCGCGATCGCTTCGTAGTGCGCCCTGACTTGCTCGTGGCGGCGCTCGTGGGCGCGGCGGCCGTGGCGCTCGCGCTCGGGATCGCGCTCAGCGCGGGCTGGCTGCGCGGTGACGCGAAGGAGGCGCCGCCCGATGTCGCGGCCGGAGCGCGAGAGGAGCGGGTGGCCGAGCCCCGGCGAGCACTCGAGCTGCCGGAGGTGTCGTCGCCGCCGCCCGCCGAGCCGCGCGTGAATCTCGCCGAGGCGCTCGCGCGGCTCTCGCCCGCCGCGACGGGTGCCGCGAGCTTCGACGCGCTGCTCGAAGCCTGGGGTGAGCCGCGCGCGGGCGCGGACGTGCTCTCGATCGGGCAGGTGCAGGATCAGCTGCGCGCGCGCTGGTTCTCCGTGATCGCCCTCGTGAGCAGCGACCTCGACGCGCTGCGCAAGATCGATCGCCCTGCGCTGCTCATGCTGAAGGCGCTCGACGGCGCGGCGCGGCCGGTACTGCTGGAGCGCATCGATGCGGACTCCGCACGGTTGCGCGGGCTCGCCTTCGAGGGCTCGGCAAGCGTGCCCCTCAGCGACCTCGCGGCGCACTGGGATCGCACGGCGTACGTCGCATGGCGGAACTCGGCGCAGCTGCCGGAGCTGCTCGTACGAGGCGAGCAGACCGAAGCGGTGATCTGGCTGCAGAACGCGCTCACGCAGCTGGGACTCTTCGCGGGGGGCGCCACGGGCCGCTTCGACGCGGAGACTGCGCGTGCCGTACGCGCTTTCCAGCGCGCACAGGGAATCGCGCCTGACGCAGCGGTGGGGCCGTTCACGCAGCTGATGCTCTACGGGGCGCTGCCGGAGTCTGGCGCGCCGTCGCCGCGTCTCGCGGAGCCCGCGGCGTGA
- a CDS encoding NAD-dependent protein deacylase produces MSSDDFTLTPELDARIAQAARMLRAARSVVALTGAGLSVESGIPPFRGPGGLWTKYGEPPLDGYQRFMRDPAKAWRERLNPKEPWAIGLAETLGAAKPNAGHRALVALEEMDLLDTVITQNVDDLHGQAGQRGLLEIHGNHHWLRCLGCHTRFHPRAITVDPDNLPPLCPECGGIVKADTVSFGEPIPPRTLRACIAAVERANCILVIGTSATVYPAAEFPMDVLRRGGNAIEVNPYESEFTPYASVSLQGPGGAVLTRLVEHARGTQS; encoded by the coding sequence ATGAGCAGCGACGACTTCACGCTCACGCCCGAGCTCGATGCGCGCATCGCGCAGGCGGCGCGCATGCTGCGCGCGGCTCGCTCGGTCGTGGCGCTCACCGGCGCCGGGCTCTCCGTCGAGAGCGGCATTCCTCCCTTCCGCGGTCCTGGCGGGCTCTGGACGAAGTACGGCGAGCCGCCGCTCGACGGCTACCAGCGCTTCATGCGCGATCCCGCGAAGGCGTGGCGCGAGCGCCTGAACCCGAAGGAGCCCTGGGCGATCGGGCTCGCCGAGACGCTCGGCGCCGCGAAGCCGAATGCGGGCCACCGCGCGCTCGTCGCACTCGAAGAGATGGACCTGCTCGACACCGTCATCACGCAGAACGTGGACGACCTGCACGGCCAAGCCGGCCAGCGCGGGCTGCTCGAGATCCACGGGAATCACCATTGGCTGCGCTGCCTCGGCTGCCACACGCGCTTCCATCCGCGCGCGATCACGGTCGACCCTGATAACCTGCCGCCGCTCTGTCCCGAGTGTGGCGGCATCGTGAAGGCCGACACCGTGAGCTTCGGCGAGCCGATTCCGCCGCGAACGCTGCGCGCCTGCATCGCCGCCGTCGAGCGCGCGAACTGCATTCTCGTGATCGGCACGTCGGCGACCGTGTACCCCGCGGCCGAGTTTCCGATGGACGTGCTGCGGCGCGGCGGAAACGCGATCGAGGTGAACCCGTACGAGAGCGAGTTCACGCCGTACGCGAGCGTTTCGCTGCAGGGCCCCGGCGGCGCGGTGCTCACGCGGCTGGTCGAGCACGCGCGGGGGACGCAGTCGTGA
- a CDS encoding cytochrome P450, whose amino-acid sequence MSAAFDLATIDIYDPAQYETAFPHEKFAFLREHAPVHWHPTPDGNGFWLLSRHDAVIEASSDPLTFSAELGGVVIEDLEPQRLAQMRGQLLAMDPPKHREVRRKVLVGFTPGLVGRMEPFLRERARAVMTSAAEKGACDFVHEMAAQLPLQVICEIFGIPEVDRGWIVDAADRVIGRDDHELDPEQNNGQASFKLGAYGFQLASERQGKGGADLISQLVNAPGDAAITPVEFASLFIQLFVAGNETSRTLLTGTLVAFTENPDSYRALEREPQLLETAIEEMLRWTTPVHYFRRTATRDIELQGHKIRAGQKVVLHYTSADFDERVFAEPFRFDIRRDPNPHLAFGWGEHFCLGAKLARLEARVFWEEFFARFRGFELVGPVRRMRSNLNNSHKEIRVRLTVR is encoded by the coding sequence ATGAGCGCCGCCTTCGACCTCGCGACGATCGACATCTACGACCCCGCGCAATACGAGACAGCGTTCCCGCACGAGAAGTTCGCGTTTCTGCGCGAGCACGCGCCGGTGCACTGGCACCCGACGCCGGACGGCAACGGCTTCTGGCTGCTCTCGCGCCACGACGCGGTGATCGAGGCGTCGAGCGATCCACTCACGTTCAGCGCCGAGCTTGGCGGCGTCGTGATCGAGGACCTCGAGCCGCAGCGCCTCGCACAAATGCGCGGTCAGCTGCTCGCGATGGATCCGCCGAAGCACCGCGAGGTTCGGCGCAAGGTGCTGGTCGGCTTCACGCCGGGCCTGGTGGGACGCATGGAGCCGTTCCTGCGCGAGCGCGCGCGCGCCGTAATGACTTCGGCCGCGGAGAAGGGCGCGTGCGACTTCGTGCACGAGATGGCAGCGCAGCTTCCGCTGCAGGTGATCTGCGAGATCTTCGGAATTCCCGAGGTCGACCGCGGCTGGATCGTGGATGCGGCCGACCGCGTGATCGGGCGCGACGATCACGAGCTCGATCCCGAACAGAACAATGGCCAGGCGAGCTTCAAGCTCGGCGCCTACGGCTTTCAGCTCGCCAGCGAGCGCCAGGGGAAGGGCGGCGCGGATCTGATCTCGCAGCTCGTGAACGCACCCGGCGACGCCGCGATCACGCCGGTCGAGTTCGCGAGCCTGTTCATCCAGCTATTCGTCGCGGGCAACGAGACGTCGCGCACGCTGCTCACGGGAACGCTGGTCGCGTTCACCGAGAATCCCGACTCGTACCGCGCGCTCGAGCGCGAGCCGCAGCTGCTCGAGACGGCGATCGAGGAGATGCTGCGCTGGACGACGCCCGTGCACTACTTCCGCCGCACCGCGACGCGCGACATCGAGCTCCAGGGCCACAAGATCCGCGCGGGCCAGAAGGTGGTGCTGCACTACACGTCGGCAGACTTCGACGAGCGCGTGTTCGCCGAGCCGTTTCGCTTCGACATTCGCCGCGATCCGAACCCGCACCTCGCGTTCGGCTGGGGCGAGCACTTCTGCCTCGGCGCAAAGCTCGCGCGCCTCGAAGCGCGCGTGTTCTGGGAGGAGTTCTTCGCGCGCTTCCGCGGGTTCGAGCTGGTGGGCCCGGTGCGGCGCATGCGCTCGAACCTCAACAACTCGCACAAAGAGATCCGCGTGAGGCTGACGGTGCGGTAG
- a CDS encoding methyltransferase domain-containing protein, with protein sequence MFEDLRHGAALAALIRAEGRAALLRSGARSGLFAALREWTRADALAAAHGLDAQLCAAWLAALEAHGLVERRGDELRIAGLARWLVDGAYADAACASLEQSAYAYAPVLSHLPELMQGAPRPQWGARADALRTARASRLSERRAIAALHRIPGAKKARRILDIGCGEGHFLAHILARHRDALGTGVEIDASVADRAQEALDAAHVQRRAEIRAGDFFAVELPHAFDLALLNNNLHYFDEARWPSLFARIADHLAPGGLVAIQTPLLAEGAVARLLGVCATLATFDLFLRAHDNLAPLPDVARLDAALHAAGFADVGYEPILPGGALRFVWARKGAASAEPARAARPQLAK encoded by the coding sequence ATGTTCGAGGATCTGCGACACGGTGCCGCGCTTGCTGCCCTGATTCGCGCCGAGGGGCGCGCGGCGCTGCTGCGCTCGGGCGCGCGCTCAGGCTTGTTCGCGGCGCTGCGCGAGTGGACGCGCGCAGATGCGCTCGCCGCGGCGCACGGTCTCGACGCGCAGCTGTGCGCTGCCTGGCTCGCGGCGCTGGAAGCGCACGGTCTCGTCGAGCGGCGCGGCGACGAGCTGCGCATCGCGGGCCTCGCGCGCTGGCTGGTCGATGGCGCGTACGCGGACGCCGCGTGCGCGTCGCTCGAGCAGAGCGCGTACGCCTATGCGCCCGTGCTCTCGCATCTGCCCGAGCTCATGCAGGGCGCTCCGCGCCCGCAGTGGGGAGCGCGCGCGGACGCGCTTCGCACGGCGCGCGCGTCGCGCCTCAGCGAGCGGCGTGCAATCGCGGCGCTGCACCGCATCCCGGGCGCGAAGAAGGCGCGGCGCATTCTCGACATCGGCTGCGGAGAGGGTCACTTCCTCGCACACATCCTCGCGCGCCATCGCGACGCGCTCGGCACCGGCGTCGAGATCGATGCGAGCGTCGCGGACCGCGCGCAGGAAGCGCTCGACGCCGCGCACGTTCAGCGCCGCGCGGAGATTCGCGCGGGCGACTTCTTCGCGGTGGAGTTGCCACACGCTTTCGACCTCGCGCTGCTCAACAACAACCTGCACTACTTCGACGAAGCGCGTTGGCCTTCGCTGTTCGCGCGGATCGCGGATCACCTCGCGCCCGGCGGCCTCGTCGCGATTCAGACGCCCCTGCTCGCGGAGGGCGCGGTCGCCCGCTTGCTCGGCGTGTGCGCGACGCTCGCCACGTTCGACCTGTTTCTGCGCGCGCACGACAACCTCGCGCCCCTGCCCGACGTCGCGCGTCTCGATGCCGCCCTCCACGCCGCGGGCTTCGCCGACGTCGGCTACGAGCCGATCCTCCCCGGCGGCGCGCTCCGCTTCGTGTGGGCCCGCAAGGGCGCGGCGAGCGCAGAGCCCGCGCGCGCCGCGAGGCCGCAGCTCGCGAAGTAG
- a CDS encoding tetratricopeptide repeat protein, protein MKARLGLVLALFVGSHALAQSPQRFARHDVWEKARAEAEKATASGDLTTAREQTLLAFREAVLFAESDPRLAQTSAALDSLQEKLIERGDADAVDGLLVSIQQLADSAGAGATRVAVEVNLRRSDIAGRTGDAASAERLAAAARERAEARFGAAHQLTLQAGAKYVDAVAARDPRRAILLASTQIDTLTAALGPENPMVVSAHITLAMVHLHAGEARLGLGAISHALELATKRTALGAMQGTVLWVLGIAQSSLGEHKRAEESLRNAREQIELLLGLESDMAASAGGALAQARFALGDLQGGFEALDRAAAALRKTGGADAPKLADPLMAEAAVLAELGDLDAADRLLVRASELATRAGAFGREDALKVRWSQAHIASKRGDPAPTLALHAELTAKPARTFSEKMRLCASSNQVAYALGRERRFAEALPHAERAVRCMEELFDPNSENLAPATDTLAWIQFGTGRTDEARDSFRRVS, encoded by the coding sequence ATGAAGGCGAGACTTGGGCTGGTTCTCGCGCTGTTCGTGGGCAGCCACGCGCTAGCGCAGAGTCCACAGAGATTCGCGCGTCACGACGTGTGGGAAAAGGCGCGCGCCGAGGCCGAGAAGGCGACGGCGAGCGGAGATCTCACCACCGCGCGAGAGCAGACCCTGCTCGCATTTCGCGAAGCGGTGCTGTTCGCGGAATCGGATCCGCGTCTCGCCCAGACGAGCGCAGCCCTCGACTCCCTGCAGGAGAAGCTCATCGAGCGCGGAGACGCGGACGCGGTGGACGGCCTGCTCGTGTCGATCCAGCAGCTCGCGGACAGCGCTGGCGCTGGCGCGACGCGCGTTGCGGTCGAGGTGAACCTCCGCCGCAGCGACATTGCGGGCCGCACCGGAGATGCCGCGAGCGCCGAACGGCTCGCGGCGGCTGCGCGTGAGCGCGCCGAGGCGCGCTTCGGCGCGGCTCACCAACTCACGCTGCAGGCCGGCGCCAAGTACGTCGACGCGGTCGCTGCACGAGATCCCCGACGAGCGATCCTGCTCGCCTCGACGCAGATCGACACGCTCACCGCCGCGCTGGGGCCGGAGAATCCGATGGTGGTGAGTGCGCACATCACCCTCGCGATGGTTCACCTGCACGCGGGCGAGGCCAGGCTCGGCCTCGGAGCGATCTCGCACGCGCTCGAGCTCGCGACGAAGCGCACCGCCCTCGGCGCGATGCAGGGGACCGTGCTGTGGGTGCTCGGCATCGCGCAGAGCTCGCTCGGTGAGCACAAACGCGCGGAAGAGTCGCTGAGAAACGCGCGCGAACAGATCGAGCTGCTGCTGGGACTCGAGAGCGACATGGCGGCGAGCGCGGGCGGGGCGCTCGCACAAGCCCGCTTCGCGCTGGGCGATCTGCAAGGTGGCTTCGAGGCGCTCGACCGCGCCGCGGCCGCGCTGCGAAAGACTGGCGGCGCGGACGCTCCCAAGCTCGCGGACCCCCTGATGGCCGAGGCCGCCGTGTTGGCCGAGCTCGGCGACCTCGACGCAGCCGACCGCTTGCTCGTCCGCGCGAGCGAGCTCGCAACGCGCGCCGGCGCATTCGGCCGCGAAGACGCGCTCAAAGTTCGCTGGTCGCAGGCGCACATCGCGAGCAAGCGCGGCGATCCGGCTCCCACTCTCGCGCTGCACGCCGAGCTCACCGCGAAGCCTGCGCGCACGTTCAGTGAGAAAATGCGCCTGTGCGCTTCGTCGAACCAGGTGGCGTACGCCCTCGGCCGCGAGAGACGTTTCGCGGAGGCGTTGCCGCACGCGGAACGCGCCGTGCGCTGCATGGAGGAGCTGTTCGATCCAAACAGCGAAAACCTCGCGCCCGCCACCGACACGCTCGCGTGGATTCAGTTCGGAACAGGACGCACGGACGAGGCGCGCGACTCGTTCCGTCGCGTGTCTTGA
- a CDS encoding NUDIX hydrolase — protein MKPPRIVHRGRSITVQIEEVALPNGRTVELDLVRHPGASAVVPFEDERTVLLIRQFRHAAGGFIWEIPAGKLDGDSPEVCAHKELAEEAGRRAGRLVHLLSTYTTPGFTDEVIHLFAAFDLTPVPQQLEHDEVIEVVPTPLTRALEMIDAGELRDAKSALALLLAAKHLGVLR, from the coding sequence ATGAAGCCACCGCGCATCGTTCATCGCGGCCGCTCGATCACGGTGCAGATCGAGGAAGTCGCGCTGCCGAACGGGCGCACCGTGGAGCTCGACCTGGTGCGCCACCCCGGCGCATCGGCCGTGGTGCCGTTCGAGGACGAGCGCACGGTGTTGTTGATCCGCCAGTTCCGCCACGCCGCCGGCGGCTTCATCTGGGAGATCCCGGCCGGCAAGCTCGACGGCGACTCACCCGAGGTCTGCGCGCACAAAGAGCTCGCGGAGGAAGCGGGCCGCCGCGCGGGGCGGCTCGTGCATCTGCTCTCGACCTACACGACGCCGGGCTTCACCGACGAGGTGATCCACCTGTTCGCCGCGTTCGACCTCACGCCCGTGCCGCAGCAGCTCGAGCACGACGAGGTGATCGAGGTCGTGCCGACGCCCCTCACGCGCGCGCTCGAGATGATCGACGCGGGCGAGCTGCGCGACGCAAAGAGCGCGCTCGCGTTGTTGTTGGCAGCGAAGCACCTCGGCGTCTTGCGGTGA
- a CDS encoding LLM class flavin-dependent oxidoreductase, whose translation MTSRAERTAVAFTWHQLAWEKLLALVQRAEALGYAAAYVDGDVSQIPSLGERDVLDGWTVTTALAQRTQRIQLASIRLAHHWHAAKLAQSFATLERIAPGRQRAFLAIGAQLADARFGLALRPARERIAQLDELLRALRALWRGEEVSAQGRFVRLDRARVRPALAAPPVVELAAARPRMLALVAEHADAWNINVAPLAERVAAATAQLEAACAARKRSPREIERVLQVFARPALAPDSPELLAQFRRFHPWFADVPDTDVCRAVLCGGREAARAQLARMRSELALDLPVVDLTGLAPAAAADALDNFAPARA comes from the coding sequence GTGACGTCTCGCGCCGAACGCACGGCCGTCGCGTTCACGTGGCATCAGCTCGCGTGGGAGAAGTTGCTCGCGCTCGTGCAGCGCGCGGAGGCGCTCGGCTACGCGGCCGCCTACGTCGACGGCGATGTCTCGCAGATTCCGAGCCTCGGCGAGCGCGACGTGCTCGACGGCTGGACCGTGACGACGGCGCTCGCGCAGCGCACGCAGCGCATCCAGCTCGCGTCGATCCGCCTCGCGCATCACTGGCACGCGGCGAAGCTCGCGCAGTCGTTCGCGACGCTCGAGCGCATCGCGCCGGGCAGGCAGCGCGCGTTCCTCGCGATCGGGGCACAGCTCGCCGACGCGCGCTTCGGCCTCGCGCTTCGCCCCGCACGCGAGCGCATCGCGCAGCTGGACGAGTTGTTACGAGCGCTGCGCGCGCTCTGGCGCGGCGAGGAGGTCTCGGCGCAGGGGCGTTTCGTGCGACTCGATCGCGCGCGCGTGCGGCCCGCGCTGGCGGCGCCGCCCGTGGTCGAGCTCGCCGCGGCGCGCCCACGGATGCTGGCGCTCGTGGCCGAGCACGCGGACGCCTGGAACATCAACGTCGCGCCGCTCGCCGAGCGCGTCGCCGCAGCGACAGCGCAGCTCGAAGCCGCCTGCGCCGCGCGCAAGCGCTCGCCGCGCGAGATCGAGCGCGTGCTCCAGGTCTTCGCGCGCCCCGCCCTCGCCCCGGATTCGCCCGAGCTGCTCGCGCAGTTCCGGCGCTTCCACCCCTGGTTCGCCGACGTGCCCGACACCGACGTGTGTCGCGCCGTGCTGTGCGGCGGCCGGGAGGCAGCCCGCGCGCAGCTCGCTCGCATGCGCAGCGAGCTCGCGCTCGATCTCCCGGTCGTGGATCTCACCGGCCTCGCGCCGGCAGCCGCCGCCGACGCCCTCGACAATTTCGCCCCGGCGCGGGCCTGA
- a CDS encoding DUF4097 family beta strand repeat protein, whose product MSWQRDEHDGEGSSRFGGFLRSLLQGIPWRERAELEETRMLPAPRGGLAIENENGRTQVIGEERSDVALKITRAARGESLEDAARRADEIKVTARDVSGELVVEVDVPGRFLLRGKADLEVRVPRATRVSVNSSNGTVHVSGLRAPLRAHSSNGPVRVADIVGDVEVHTSNARVHADCICGRIVARSSNGKIDLHEHKGSVDAATSNGAIWCQLASVDAQGIVLATSNGRIELDLPEQVDGDVDIRVDNGVIRAQREMPCAPQEKDGRLKCTLGRGGAPIKLRASNGSISLK is encoded by the coding sequence GTGAGCTGGCAGCGCGACGAACACGATGGTGAGGGTTCGTCGCGCTTCGGCGGGTTCCTGCGCTCGCTGCTGCAAGGCATCCCGTGGCGCGAGCGCGCGGAGCTCGAAGAGACGCGCATGCTGCCGGCGCCCCGCGGCGGCCTCGCGATCGAGAACGAGAACGGGCGCACGCAGGTGATCGGCGAAGAGCGCAGCGACGTCGCGCTGAAGATCACGCGCGCAGCGCGCGGCGAATCGCTCGAAGACGCGGCACGCCGCGCTGACGAGATCAAGGTCACCGCGCGCGACGTGAGCGGAGAGCTCGTGGTCGAGGTCGACGTGCCGGGCCGCTTCTTGTTACGGGGCAAGGCCGACCTCGAGGTGCGCGTGCCGCGTGCGACGCGCGTGAGCGTGAACAGCTCCAACGGCACGGTGCACGTCTCCGGGCTGCGCGCTCCGCTGCGTGCGCACTCGAGCAACGGACCGGTACGCGTGGCCGACATCGTCGGCGACGTCGAAGTGCACACCTCGAACGCGCGCGTGCACGCCGATTGCATCTGCGGACGCATCGTGGCGCGCTCGTCGAACGGCAAGATCGATCTGCACGAACACAAAGGCTCGGTCGACGCAGCGACCTCGAACGGGGCGATCTGGTGCCAGCTCGCGAGCGTGGACGCGCAGGGCATCGTGCTCGCCACGAGCAACGGCCGCATCGAGCTCGATCTGCCGGAGCAGGTCGACGGCGATGTCGACATTCGCGTCGACAACGGCGTGATCCGCGCACAGCGCGAAATGCCGTGCGCTCCGCAAGAGAAGGACGGCCGCCTCAAGTGCACGCTCGGCCGCGGCGGCGCACCGATCAAGCTGCGCGCGAGCAACGGCAGCATCTCGCTGAAGTGA